One Schistocerca piceifrons isolate TAMUIC-IGC-003096 chromosome 11, iqSchPice1.1, whole genome shotgun sequence genomic window carries:
- the LOC124719871 gene encoding uncharacterized protein LOC124719871 produces MFDELWQFPNCLGAMDGKHVAIAAPRSADSLYYNYKKFNSIVLLAIVDAKYWFSLIDIGCNGRVSDGGVFQQCKISSALRENWLQVPQEKVLKNSNISLPHVVVADDAFRLQSYSMKPYKDYKNETHKNVFNYRLSRARRVVENAFGILSNLF; encoded by the exons ATGTTTGATGAACTGTGGCAGTTCCCAAATTGCTTAG GTGCAATGGATGGGAAACATGTTGCGATTGCTGCaccaagatcagctgactcactttattataattacaaaaaatttaatagCATTGTATTACTAGCAATCGTTGATGCTAAGTATTGGTTTTCTCTGATTGACATTGGGTGCAATGGGCGAGTAAGCGATGGAGGAGTCTTTCAGCAATGTAAAATAAGCTCTGCACTAAGGGAAAATTGGTTGCAAGTTCCACAAGAAAAAGTGCTAAAAAACAGCAACATATCTCTTCCACATGTTGTTGTGGCAGATGACGCTTTCAGACTCCAGTCATACAGCATGAAGCCCTATAAAGACTATaaaaatgaaactcacaaaaatgttttcaattaCAGATTATCAAGGGCAAGACGAGTTGTTGAAAATGCCTTTGGTATTCTGAGCAACCTTTTCTGA